Proteins from a genomic interval of Pseudomonas anuradhapurensis:
- a CDS encoding DUF6196 family protein: protein MVNISHETVEDTERRLLRVITQAHVRFFPGSYTFLEFPFSSFPDAACRDALALVRDDQVWSQLVPCGDVEQELFGVFRFHFPQGADNSGFVGWLAMRLKQKFGTGVFVTCGQNRDEGGIFDYWGVPASLASDVFAEIQALVDGRADGEVGVFL, encoded by the coding sequence ATGGTGAACATTTCCCATGAAACGGTCGAAGATACGGAGCGCCGCTTGTTGCGCGTCATTACCCAAGCCCATGTGCGATTCTTCCCTGGCTCTTACACCTTTTTGGAGTTTCCGTTTTCATCGTTTCCTGATGCTGCCTGCCGCGATGCGCTGGCGCTCGTACGGGATGACCAGGTATGGAGTCAACTGGTCCCCTGTGGTGATGTCGAGCAAGAGCTGTTCGGTGTTTTCCGATTCCATTTTCCGCAAGGCGCCGACAACAGCGGTTTCGTGGGCTGGTTGGCAATGCGCCTGAAGCAGAAGTTTGGGACCGGCGTTTTTGTGACCTGTGGCCAGAATCGAGATGAGGGTGGGATCTTCGATTATTGGGGCGTCCCGGCCAGCCTGGCTTCAGATGTCTTTGCAGAGATCCAGGCTTTGGTGGACGGCCGAGCGGACGGGGAGGTGGGAGTTTTCTTGTAG
- a CDS encoding NAD(+) kinase encodes MEQFRNIGIIGRLGSSQVLDTIRRLKKFLLERHLHVILEDTIAEVLPGHGLQTSTRKLLGEVCDLVIVVGGDGSLLGAARALARHNIPVLGINRGNLGFLTDIRPDELEDKVAEVLDGHYLVENRFLLQAEVRRHNEAIGQGDALNDVVLHPGKSTRMIEFEIYIDGQFVCSQKADGLIVATPTGSTAYALSAGGPIMHPKLDAIVIVPMYPHTLSGRPIVVDGNSELKIVVSKDLQIYPQVSCDGQNHFTCAPGDTITVSKKPQKLRLIHPLDHNYYEVCRTKLGWGSRLGGRDD; translated from the coding sequence ATGGAGCAATTTCGCAATATCGGTATCATCGGCCGCCTTGGCAGCTCGCAGGTGCTCGACACCATTCGCCGACTGAAAAAATTCCTCCTCGAGCGCCACCTGCACGTGATCCTCGAGGACACCATCGCCGAAGTGTTGCCCGGCCACGGCCTGCAAACTTCCACCCGCAAGCTGCTGGGCGAGGTCTGCGACCTGGTCATCGTGGTCGGCGGCGATGGCAGCCTGCTGGGCGCCGCCCGCGCCCTGGCCCGGCACAACATTCCGGTGCTCGGCATCAACCGCGGCAACCTGGGCTTCCTCACCGACATCCGCCCGGACGAACTGGAAGACAAGGTCGCCGAAGTGCTCGACGGCCACTACCTGGTGGAAAACCGCTTCCTGCTGCAGGCCGAGGTGCGCCGCCACAACGAAGCCATCGGCCAGGGCGACGCGCTGAACGACGTGGTGCTGCACCCGGGCAAGTCCACGCGCATGATCGAGTTCGAGATCTACATCGATGGCCAGTTCGTCTGCAGCCAGAAGGCCGACGGCCTGATCGTCGCCACGCCCACCGGCTCCACCGCCTACGCGCTGTCGGCTGGCGGGCCGATCATGCACCCCAAGCTCGACGCCATCGTCATCGTGCCGATGTACCCGCACACCCTGTCGGGCCGGCCGATCGTGGTCGATGGCAATAGCGAGCTGAAGATCGTGGTGTCCAAGGACCTGCAGATCTACCCGCAGGTGTCCTGTGACGGCCAGAACCACTTCACCTGCGCCCCCGGCGACACCATCACGGTGAGCAAGAAACCGCAGAAACTGCGCCTGATCCATCCGCTGGACCACAACTACTACGAGGTCTGTCGTACCAAGCTCGGCTGGGGCAGCCGCCTGGGAGGCAGGGACGACTGA
- a CDS encoding rhomboid family intramembrane serine protease codes for MNIIEVMRLPLSVDLSGFVQLLQRLQVPHRVSEEGEVQVLWAPDTLAADVRELYQRYPDGNADLPATTDPVGAGEPAKGSSLAEQARACKITTVTLLLCFIVAGLTGLGDNFTTISWFTFLDFRVQGDYLYFSPLAQSLEQGQWWRLVSPMLLHFGVLHLAMNSLWYWELGKRIELRQGPWALLGLTVLFSLVSNLAQHYTSGPSLFGGLSGVLYGLLGHIWLYQWLAPNRYFNLPKGVLAMMLIWLVVCLTGVVGTLGLGQIANAAHVGGLLIGCLTGLLGGALARRKLSA; via the coding sequence ATGAACATTATCGAAGTGATGCGCCTGCCGCTGTCGGTCGACCTCAGCGGCTTCGTCCAGCTGCTGCAGCGCCTGCAGGTGCCGCACCGGGTCAGCGAGGAGGGTGAGGTCCAGGTGCTCTGGGCCCCCGACACCCTGGCCGCAGACGTTCGCGAACTCTACCAGCGCTACCCCGACGGCAACGCCGACCTGCCGGCCACCACCGATCCTGTGGGAGCGGGCGAGCCCGCGAAAGGGTCGTCCCTGGCGGAACAGGCCCGCGCCTGCAAGATCACCACCGTCACGCTGCTGCTGTGCTTCATCGTCGCCGGCCTCACCGGCCTGGGCGACAACTTCACCACCATCAGCTGGTTCACCTTCCTCGACTTCCGCGTGCAGGGCGACTACCTGTACTTCAGCCCGCTGGCGCAAAGCCTGGAACAAGGCCAGTGGTGGCGCCTGGTCTCGCCGATGCTGCTGCACTTCGGCGTGCTGCACCTGGCGATGAACAGCCTGTGGTACTGGGAACTGGGCAAACGCATCGAACTGCGCCAGGGCCCCTGGGCGCTGCTGGGCCTGACCGTGCTGTTCAGCCTGGTGTCCAACCTGGCCCAGCACTACACCAGCGGGCCGAGCCTGTTCGGCGGGTTGTCCGGTGTGCTGTACGGCCTGCTCGGGCACATCTGGTTGTACCAGTGGCTGGCGCCCAACCGTTACTTCAACCTGCCCAAGGGCGTGCTGGCCATGATGCTGATCTGGCTGGTGGTGTGCCTGACCGGCGTGGTCGGTACCCTGGGCCTGGGCCAGATCGCCAATGCCGCGCATGTCGGCGGGCTGCTCATCGGATGCCTGACCGGGCTCTTGGGCGGGGCGCTGGCCAGGCGTAAACTGTCGGCTTGA
- a CDS encoding metallophosphoesterase: protein MLDPARSFDIIGDVHGCALTLERLLDALGYKRQAGVWRHPWRQALFLGDIVDRGPRIREALHIVHDMVEAGQAFCIMGNHEYNALGWVTPALPGSGKAYVREHTPRHARLIDETLTQFAQHPADWHDFVNWFYELPLFVDAGRFRLVHACWDPRLIEPLRQQYPDGCIDQHFIQASAVNGSFAANVCNRLLRGTDMRLPDGLTLTGGDGLTRAFFRTKFWEEDPQTYGDIVFQPDALPAEVANTPLSHSQKNALLRYAEDEPMLFVGHYWRSGRPAPIRANLACLDYSAVLYGKLAAYRLDDETRIDPHKFVWVDVDRPQASQ from the coding sequence ATGCTCGATCCGGCGCGAAGTTTCGACATCATCGGCGATGTGCATGGCTGTGCGCTGACCCTCGAACGCCTGCTCGACGCCCTCGGTTACAAGCGCCAGGCCGGCGTCTGGCGTCATCCGTGGCGCCAGGCGCTGTTCCTGGGCGACATCGTCGACCGCGGGCCACGCATTCGCGAGGCGCTGCATATCGTCCATGACATGGTCGAGGCCGGCCAGGCGTTCTGCATCATGGGCAACCACGAATACAACGCCCTGGGCTGGGTGACCCCGGCGCTGCCTGGCAGCGGCAAGGCCTATGTGCGCGAGCACACGCCACGACATGCCCGGCTGATCGACGAAACCCTGACCCAGTTCGCCCAGCACCCGGCGGACTGGCACGACTTCGTCAACTGGTTCTACGAGCTGCCGCTGTTCGTCGACGCCGGGCGTTTCCGCCTGGTGCACGCCTGCTGGGACCCACGCCTGATCGAGCCGCTGCGCCAGCAATACCCCGACGGCTGCATCGACCAGCACTTCATCCAGGCGTCGGCGGTGAACGGCAGCTTTGCGGCCAACGTGTGCAACCGGCTATTGCGCGGTACTGACATGCGCCTGCCGGACGGGCTGACCCTGACCGGCGGCGACGGCCTGACCCGGGCATTCTTCCGCACCAAGTTCTGGGAAGAAGACCCGCAAACCTACGGCGACATCGTGTTCCAGCCTGACGCCCTGCCAGCGGAAGTGGCCAATACCCCACTCAGCCACAGCCAGAAGAACGCCTTGCTGCGCTATGCCGAAGACGAGCCCATGCTGTTCGTCGGCCATTACTGGCGCAGTGGCCGCCCGGCACCGATCCGTGCCAACCTCGCCTGCCTGGACTACAGCGCCGTGCTCTACGGCAAGCTGGCCGCCTACCGGCTGGATGATGAAACCCGCATCGACCCGCACAAGTTCGTTTGGGTCGATGTCGACCGCCCACAGGCCAGCCAATGA
- a CDS encoding DUF2797 domain-containing protein, which yields MIELARGSLSKMAVSLQAPVVQYSFRLGDTQVPVNPLIGQHLRLEYLGAIHCSHCGKRTKTSFSQGYCYPCMTRLAQCDVCIMAPEKCHYDAGTCREPSWGEQFCMTDHVVYLANSSGIKVGITRATQLPTRWLDQGASQALPILRVASRQQSGLVEDLLRSQVPDRTNWRTLLKGDAEELDLVAIREQVFDACADGLRELQGRFGLQAIQPLTDADVVQIKYPVEAYPKKIVSFNLDKDPVAEGTLLGIKGQYLIFDTGVINIRKYTAYQLAVLQ from the coding sequence TTGATCGAACTCGCACGTGGCTCGTTGAGCAAGATGGCGGTCAGCCTGCAGGCGCCGGTGGTGCAATACAGCTTCCGCCTGGGTGACACCCAGGTGCCGGTCAACCCGCTGATCGGCCAGCACCTGCGCCTGGAATACCTTGGCGCCATTCACTGCAGCCATTGCGGCAAACGCACCAAGACCAGTTTCAGCCAGGGCTACTGCTACCCGTGCATGACCCGGCTGGCCCAGTGCGACGTGTGCATCATGGCCCCGGAAAAATGCCACTACGACGCCGGCACCTGCCGCGAACCGTCGTGGGGCGAACAGTTCTGCATGACCGACCATGTGGTCTACCTGGCCAACTCGTCGGGGATCAAGGTCGGCATCACCCGTGCCACCCAGTTGCCTACCCGCTGGCTCGACCAGGGGGCCAGCCAGGCCCTGCCGATCCTGCGCGTGGCCAGCCGCCAGCAGTCCGGCCTGGTCGAAGATTTGCTGCGCAGCCAGGTGCCGGACCGCACCAACTGGCGCACCCTGCTCAAGGGCGATGCCGAGGAGCTCGACCTGGTCGCCATTCGTGAGCAGGTCTTCGACGCCTGCGCCGATGGCCTGCGCGAGCTGCAGGGGCGCTTCGGCCTGCAGGCGATCCAGCCACTGACCGATGCCGACGTGGTGCAGATCAAATACCCGGTCGAGGCCTACCCGAAGAAAATCGTCAGCTTCAACCTCGACAAGGACCCGGTGGCCGAAGGCACGCTGCTGGGCATCAAGGGCCAGTACCTGATCTTCGACACCGGTGTGATCAACATTCGCAAGTACACGGCCTACCAGTTGGCCGTGCTCCAGTAA
- a CDS encoding DUF1853 family protein, which yields MGETTGQRQTGYARRMTPFALLHDLPRQLRRPAVRDLAWALLSPPLLSAPPCPQRHPLAGSLWADQPQGLERWLRALDDDDRPLREWLAQLGSRRLGHYYERLWQFALGQAPGIEVLAANLAIRDGGRTLGELDVLLRDRDGVHHLELAIKLYLGPEHAGQDPATWLGPGCHDRLGTKLAHLARHQLPMSHSAHSREVLAQLGVGQVHAHVWLGGYLFYPWPGQAEPPQGANPQHLRGRWLRRRDWVLAEGERWQPLPRHAWLAPARVEAADCWEVEQFAAWLHLLQRQAPAQLLVRLEREADGAWQEAERVFLVADSWPLAPEA from the coding sequence ATGGGCGAAACCACCGGGCAGCGGCAAACCGGCTATGCTCGCAGGATGACGCCATTCGCCTTGCTCCACGACCTGCCCCGACAGTTGCGCCGACCCGCCGTGCGCGACCTGGCCTGGGCGCTGTTGTCGCCGCCGTTGCTCAGCGCCCCGCCCTGCCCCCAGCGCCACCCGCTGGCAGGCAGCCTGTGGGCAGACCAGCCGCAAGGCCTGGAACGCTGGTTGCGGGCCCTGGATGATGATGACCGGCCATTGCGCGAGTGGCTCGCGCAACTGGGCAGCCGGCGCCTGGGCCATTACTACGAACGCCTGTGGCAATTCGCCCTGGGTCAGGCGCCGGGCATCGAAGTGCTGGCGGCGAACCTGGCGATTCGCGACGGCGGGCGCACCTTGGGCGAGCTGGATGTGCTGCTGCGCGACCGCGACGGCGTGCACCACCTGGAACTGGCGATCAAGCTGTACCTGGGGCCGGAGCACGCCGGGCAGGACCCTGCCACCTGGCTGGGGCCGGGGTGCCATGACCGGCTGGGGACCAAGCTGGCGCACCTGGCGAGGCACCAGTTGCCCATGTCGCACAGTGCGCACAGTCGCGAAGTGCTGGCGCAGCTGGGCGTCGGCCAGGTGCACGCGCATGTGTGGCTGGGGGGTTATCTGTTCTACCCGTGGCCAGGCCAGGCCGAGCCACCGCAGGGCGCCAACCCGCAGCACCTGCGCGGGCGCTGGCTGCGGCGGCGCGACTGGGTACTGGCCGAGGGTGAGCGCTGGCAGCCGCTGCCGCGGCATGCCTGGCTGGCACCGGCGCGGGTCGAAGCGGCGGACTGCTGGGAGGTGGAGCAGTTTGCAGCATGGTTGCACCTGCTGCAGCGGCAGGCACCGGCGCAATTGCTGGTGCGCCTGGAACGCGAGGCTGACGGCGCCTGGCAGGAAGCGGAGCGGGTGTTTCTGGTGGCTGACAGCTGGCCGCTTGCGCCAGAGGCATGA
- a CDS encoding cytochrome b — MVSTTPARHYARLSIALHWLMLVLLAAVYALIEFRGLFPKDSVERNLMKELHFMLGLSVFVLVWLRLAIRLSNPTPPITPKPPAWQTGLAHLVHLALYLLMIGLPLAGWLILSAADKPVPFFGLELPHLIGPDPDQAKFIKGWHERVGSWGYWLIGIHAVAGLYHHYVKRDNTLLRMLPYK, encoded by the coding sequence ATGGTTTCAACCACCCCCGCGCGCCATTACGCGCGCCTGTCCATCGCCCTGCACTGGCTGATGCTGGTGCTACTGGCTGCTGTCTATGCCCTTATCGAATTCCGCGGCCTGTTCCCCAAGGACAGCGTCGAACGCAACTTGATGAAAGAGCTGCACTTCATGCTCGGGCTCAGCGTGTTCGTGCTGGTCTGGCTGCGCCTGGCCATCCGCCTGAGCAACCCGACACCACCGATCACGCCAAAGCCGCCGGCCTGGCAGACCGGGCTGGCGCACCTGGTGCACCTGGCGCTGTACCTGCTGATGATCGGCCTGCCGCTGGCCGGCTGGCTGATCCTCAGCGCCGCCGACAAACCGGTGCCGTTCTTCGGCCTGGAGCTGCCGCACCTGATCGGCCCCGACCCGGACCAGGCCAAGTTCATCAAGGGCTGGCATGAACGCGTCGGCAGCTGGGGCTACTGGTTGATCGGCATCCATGCCGTGGCCGGCCTGTACCATCACTATGTCAAGCGCGACAACACGCTGTTGCGCATGCTGCCTTACAAGTAA
- a CDS encoding 1-aminocyclopropane-1-carboxylate deaminase/D-cysteine desulfhydrase: MPLDLAQAPLHPLNLPWLENARVEAAILRLDLIDPLISGNKWFKLRHHLQHAMASKAPGLISLGGNHSNHLHALAAAGKRFGFATAGLLRGHAQDTPTVRDLQALGMQLHWLGYGGYRARNQPGFWQPWQARYPGWQCIAEGGGGLAGAQGCALILLQARAQLAALGWADYDAWWLAAGTGTTLAGLVLAEEGRHMVHGALAVPRDHGVEQAVKELAGTQGYQLHDACRGGFGKFDDELLAFIADCERHTGVPLEALYTGKALLALRQQVEAGLFAPGTRLIVVHTGGLQGRRGYL; this comes from the coding sequence ATGCCCCTCGACCTAGCCCAAGCCCCCCTGCACCCACTGAACCTGCCCTGGCTGGAAAACGCCAGGGTCGAAGCCGCCATCCTGCGCCTGGACCTGATCGACCCGCTGATCAGCGGCAACAAATGGTTCAAGCTGCGCCATCACTTGCAGCACGCCATGGCCAGCAAAGCTCCCGGGCTGATCAGCCTAGGTGGCAACCATTCCAACCATTTGCACGCGCTGGCCGCCGCCGGCAAACGCTTCGGTTTCGCCACCGCCGGGCTGCTGCGCGGGCACGCCCAGGACACGCCGACCGTACGTGACCTGCAGGCGCTGGGCATGCAGCTGCACTGGCTGGGCTACGGCGGCTACCGCGCGCGCAACCAACCCGGTTTCTGGCAACCCTGGCAGGCGCGCTATCCGGGTTGGCAGTGTATTGCCGAGGGTGGTGGCGGGCTGGCGGGGGCGCAAGGTTGTGCCCTGATCCTGCTGCAGGCCCGCGCCCAACTCGCCGCACTCGGCTGGGCCGACTATGACGCCTGGTGGCTGGCCGCTGGAACCGGGACGACCCTGGCCGGCCTGGTGCTGGCCGAGGAGGGGAGGCATATGGTGCATGGCGCACTGGCCGTACCCCGCGATCATGGCGTGGAGCAGGCGGTGAAGGAACTGGCGGGGACGCAGGGCTATCAGCTGCACGACGCCTGCCGTGGCGGCTTCGGCAAGTTCGATGATGAACTGCTGGCGTTCATCGCTGACTGCGAGCGGCACACCGGCGTGCCACTGGAAGCCCTGTATACCGGCAAGGCGCTGCTGGCCCTGCGGCAACAGGTCGAGGCCGGGCTGTTCGCGCCCGGCACTCGCCTGATCGTGGTGCACACCGGCGGCCTGCAAGGCCGGCGCGGTTACTTGTAA
- a CDS encoding NADPH-dependent 2,4-dienoyl-CoA reductase, which translates to MAADRYPHLLAPLDLGFTTLRNRTLMGSMHTGLEERPGGFERMAAYFAERARGGVGLMVTGGIAPNDEGGVYSGAAKLSTEEEADKHRIVTEAVHAAGGKICLQILHAGRYAYSPRQVAPSAIQAPINPFKPRELDEAGIEKQIADFVNCAALAQRAGYDGVEIMGSEGYFINQFLAAHTNQRTDRWGGSYENRMRLAVEIVSRVRAAVGPNFIIIFRLSMLDLVEGGSSWDEIELLAKAIEQAGATLINTGIGWHEARIPTIATKVPRAAFSKVTAKLRGVVGIPLITTNRINTPEVAEAVLAAGDADMVSMARPFLADPDFVNKAAAGRSDEINTCIGCNQACLDHTFGGKLTSCLVNPRACHETELNYLPVRAVKRIAVVGAGPAGLAAATVAAERGHAVTLFDAASEIGGQFNVAKRVPGKEEFHETLRYFRNKVKSSGVDLRLNTRVDVQGLVAGGYDEIILATGIAPRMPAIPGVEHAKVLSYLDVLLERKPVGKAVAVIGAGGIGFDVSEYLVHQGVASSQDREAFWKEWGIDSQLEARGGVAGVKAEPHAPARQVYLLQRKKSKVGDGLGKTTGWIHRTGLKNKQVQMLNSVEYLGIDDAGLHIRVAGGEPQVLAVDNVVICAGQEPLRELQDGLVAAGQSVHLIGGADVAAELDAKRAINQGSRLAAEL; encoded by the coding sequence ATGGCCGCCGACCGCTACCCGCACCTGCTTGCCCCGCTGGACCTGGGCTTCACCACCTTGCGCAACCGCACCCTGATGGGCTCGATGCACACCGGCCTGGAAGAGCGCCCTGGCGGCTTCGAGCGCATGGCCGCGTACTTTGCCGAACGCGCCCGGGGCGGCGTTGGGCTGATGGTCACGGGTGGCATCGCGCCCAACGATGAAGGCGGGGTGTATTCCGGCGCGGCCAAGCTCAGCACCGAGGAAGAAGCCGACAAGCACCGCATCGTCACCGAGGCGGTACACGCCGCCGGCGGCAAGATCTGCCTGCAGATCTTGCATGCCGGGCGTTATGCCTACAGCCCGCGGCAGGTCGCACCCAGCGCGATCCAGGCGCCGATCAACCCGTTCAAGCCCAGGGAGCTTGACGAAGCAGGGATCGAGAAGCAGATCGCCGACTTCGTCAATTGCGCCGCACTCGCCCAGCGGGCCGGCTACGATGGCGTCGAGATCATGGGTTCGGAAGGCTATTTCATCAACCAGTTCCTCGCCGCCCACACCAATCAGCGCACCGACCGTTGGGGCGGCAGCTATGAGAACCGCATGCGCCTGGCCGTGGAAATCGTCAGCCGGGTGCGTGCCGCGGTAGGGCCGAACTTCATCATCATCTTCCGCCTGTCGATGCTCGACCTGGTCGAGGGCGGCAGCAGCTGGGACGAGATCGAGCTGTTGGCCAAGGCCATCGAGCAGGCCGGCGCGACCCTGATCAACACCGGTATCGGCTGGCACGAGGCGCGCATCCCGACCATCGCCACCAAGGTACCGCGCGCGGCGTTCAGCAAGGTTACCGCCAAGCTGCGGGGCGTGGTCGGCATTCCGCTGATCACCACCAACCGCATCAACACCCCGGAAGTGGCCGAGGCGGTGCTGGCCGCGGGTGATGCCGACATGGTCTCGATGGCCCGGCCGTTCCTGGCCGACCCGGACTTCGTCAACAAGGCCGCCGCCGGGCGCAGCGACGAAATCAATACCTGCATCGGCTGCAACCAGGCCTGCCTGGACCATACCTTCGGCGGCAAGCTGACCAGCTGCCTGGTCAACCCGCGTGCCTGCCACGAGACCGAACTCAACTACCTGCCGGTGCGCGCGGTGAAGCGCATTGCCGTGGTTGGTGCTGGCCCGGCCGGCCTGGCCGCTGCGACGGTGGCAGCCGAGCGCGGCCACGCGGTGACCCTGTTCGATGCCGCCAGCGAGATCGGCGGGCAGTTCAATGTGGCCAAGCGGGTGCCGGGCAAGGAAGAATTTCATGAAACCCTGCGTTATTTCCGCAACAAGGTGAAAAGCTCAGGCGTGGACCTGCGCCTGAACACCCGCGTGGATGTGCAGGGCCTGGTCGCCGGAGGCTACGACGAGATCATCCTGGCCACCGGTATTGCCCCGCGCATGCCGGCCATCCCGGGTGTCGAGCATGCCAAGGTGCTCAGCTACCTGGATGTGCTGCTTGAACGCAAACCGGTCGGCAAGGCTGTCGCGGTGATTGGCGCGGGAGGTATCGGCTTCGACGTTTCCGAATACCTGGTGCATCAAGGTGTGGCCAGCAGCCAGGACCGCGAAGCGTTCTGGAAGGAATGGGGCATCGATTCCCAGCTGGAAGCACGCGGTGGCGTCGCCGGGGTCAAGGCCGAGCCCCATGCCCCGGCGCGGCAGGTATACCTGTTGCAGCGCAAGAAATCCAAGGTGGGCGACGGCCTGGGCAAGACCACCGGCTGGATTCACCGCACCGGGCTGAAGAACAAGCAGGTGCAGATGCTCAACAGTGTCGAGTATCTGGGCATCGACGATGCCGGCCTGCACATTCGCGTGGCGGGTGGTGAACCGCAGGTGTTGGCGGTGGACAACGTGGTGATCTGTGCCGGCCAGGAGCCGTTGCGCGAGCTGCAGGACGGGCTGGTGGCGGCGGGGCAGTCGGTGCACCTGATTGGCGGTGCGGATGTGGCGGCGGAGCTGGATGCCAAGCGGGCAATCAATCAAGGTTCGAGGTTGGCGGCCGAGCTCTGA
- a CDS encoding LysR family transcriptional regulator — MDKLKSMAAFVAAAESDSFSAAAAVLGVTPQLIAKQVSNLESQLGLKLITRTTRRQSLTAVGRDYYLRCKAILSDVEDADELAQSASSTPRGKIRISAPYNYGSHRLIPFLTQYLTRYPETEIELELTDRFVNIVEEGFEVVFRLGKPQLGDSAALVQRGLRPFRMFACASPAYLARKGTPLHPEQLVDHDCLGYLFSDRMTDRVWRFTKNRQTFTVPITSRLNVNNTLAKVNAALADFGITLCVEDVLMPYVQRGELVVLFEEFEGPTYPVNLIYPLDRRPSAKLRHFIDEVVAALGSPQA; from the coding sequence ATGGACAAGCTTAAAAGCATGGCGGCGTTCGTAGCAGCAGCTGAGTCAGACTCCTTCTCGGCAGCCGCCGCCGTGTTAGGCGTGACGCCGCAGCTGATTGCCAAACAGGTCAGCAATCTGGAATCTCAGCTAGGCCTTAAACTGATCACCCGCACCACTCGCCGACAAAGCCTGACCGCCGTGGGCAGGGACTATTACTTGCGCTGCAAGGCTATCCTGAGCGACGTTGAAGACGCCGATGAGCTGGCGCAGTCAGCAAGCTCGACACCGCGCGGAAAAATCCGCATCAGCGCGCCCTATAATTACGGCTCTCATCGACTCATCCCGTTCCTGACCCAATACCTGACGCGATACCCGGAAACGGAAATCGAGTTGGAGTTGACCGACAGGTTCGTGAATATCGTAGAAGAGGGATTCGAAGTCGTGTTTCGGTTGGGCAAACCCCAACTGGGCGACAGCGCGGCATTGGTGCAACGCGGCTTGAGGCCTTTCAGGATGTTTGCTTGCGCATCTCCCGCTTATCTGGCACGCAAAGGCACCCCGCTCCATCCCGAACAACTCGTGGACCATGATTGCCTGGGCTATCTGTTCTCCGATCGCATGACGGACAGAGTCTGGCGATTTACCAAAAACAGGCAGACGTTCACGGTCCCCATTACGAGTCGACTGAACGTCAATAACACCCTGGCCAAGGTGAACGCCGCATTAGCGGATTTCGGCATCACGCTGTGCGTCGAGGACGTACTGATGCCTTACGTGCAACGGGGCGAACTGGTCGTACTCTTCGAGGAATTCGAAGGGCCCACGTATCCTGTCAATCTGATCTACCCCTTGGACCGTCGCCCCTCCGCAAAGCTCAGGCACTTCATAGACGAAGTTGTGGCTGCATTGGGTTCGCCGCAGGCTTGA
- a CDS encoding YeaC family protein, with translation MSTFAQMIENITPEIYQSLKLAVEIGKWSDGRKLTAEQKELSLQAVIAWEMKNLPEDQRTGYMGPQECASKSAPIANILFKSDSLH, from the coding sequence ATGTCCACTTTCGCGCAAATGATCGAAAACATCACACCCGAGATCTACCAGAGCCTGAAACTGGCGGTGGAAATCGGCAAATGGTCCGATGGCCGCAAGCTCACCGCCGAGCAGAAGGAGCTGTCGCTGCAGGCGGTCATCGCCTGGGAGATGAAAAACCTGCCCGAAGACCAGCGCACCGGTTACATGGGCCCGCAGGAATGCGCGTCGAAGTCGGCACCGATTGCCAACATTCTGTTCAAGTCGGACTCGCTACATTGA